In the genome of Thunnus albacares chromosome 16, fThuAlb1.1, whole genome shotgun sequence, the window tccctgtgTCATCCAGAATCAATTTTAAAGTCCTCTTAGTTGTTTATAAAGCTCTCAATGAGTTATGGCTGAGCCACATCACAgactcttttttgttttatgttccTTCACGAGCCCTTAGATCTCCTACTGCAGGTTTGCTTTAGACCCATGAGCCTACCCAAAAGAAAACTGGAGATGCAGCTTTCTTCAGTTATGTTTGGGAGCATAACTGTGGAACGCCTTACCTGAAGACGTTAGAGAAGCAGGCTCGGTTGAAAGCTTTAAACGACACTTATAAACATATCTTTTTAATCTAGCCTTTCTATAGCATGATTGTTGCACCATTTCTTTTGTGCCATATCCCACCATCTTTAAGACACTTTATTCCATTTTAAGgaatttttattcttttttcatgaTTGATTATGTCTTTAACTTAAGAGTTTTAGCTGTGTTTCCTTGATAAGCTATTCTTGTCCTCTCCTTTAATGCAATgtgctgttttccatttttcttgtttgcctTCTTTTATACTAAGCATGTATTCCTGTTTAATTCTtaatgtctctctttttttttttttatctctttaatgtgaaacactttgagctgcatATTTGTATATTATAAGTATAATGCAGGCATTAACACAGCTTGGAAGCCCAGTCACCTGTTGTTGTAATTGTATTGTACTTGGTGTAATAATAATCAGACTGGCAGCAGtggcaataaaaataattttattattattaattacaattatatacattatatttattagtTTGGTCCAGAAGGTGCAGCAGCTCGAGCCATTTTAGCCACCATGTGTGCACATCTCTGCCAGAGATTGCTGTCAAACTGCTCAGTCTCCCCCTGGTGCCCGAGTACAGTAAGTGTGAGGTTCAGTTGCTCCAAGTCTGAGGCCAATGTTGGGAATAAGTTCCCCAAATGAAGGATTTAAGTCAACAGGTGGTTGTGATGATGGATATATACATCAAATCATTACATCTTGTAgcacagaaagaagaaaatctaTTGCTGAGACATGAGTTGTTCTGAAACAGCAATTCAACATAGATTGTGTTCATTACATCATTGATGTTGAGTGTATTCATGGTTGTTGCACTACATGGAGTATAACATTGTAGAAATTAGAATCCACTCTCTTAAAAATAACTGAGTTCAAATCATGACACTTGGCCAAGCAGCATTTTCAAGCCCTCCTCCTCACATACAGGGGACAGCACACAGTTTATGAGGTGAAGGGTTAAGGGTAATGCCAACTCGTGGTGTCAGATCCAGCTCATCCTCTGAAACTCCAGGTGGAGTAGTGAAACGAAAGTGCTGCAGGAGGGTggtgaagaagatgaagagctCCATCCTGGCCAGACTCTCTCCGAGACAAATCCTGCGACCTGCaagagagaacagaagaaatGTTTCAGCTCATCTGCAAGAACATTAACATCATCAAGAAGTGACGATTAAATTCACCAACCTGCAGAAAAAGGCATGAATGCATCTCGCTTGACAAACTTTCCGTCTTTGTTCAGGAAGTGGGCAGGATGAAAGGTGTGAGGATGCTCCCACTCGCTCTCATCATAGAGGACAGATGTCAGGAGAGGATACACTGTGGTCCCCTGTAGACAACACAGAATttgaaaaagcttttaatatgctGAGCAATACATCAACTACAGAGAATATTTCATGTGGCCCAGTTTTGCCACATTTGgattttaatttcacattttttattctgaACATGAAGATGGGTATGGATGACCAACAAGACTCCTTAGAAGATAtagaaattaattaatcaattaaagttacatttaaaaaataaagtaaattgcATAACTGAAAACTCACTGTGATGATCCTCgtgacatgacagaaaaaaaatattttctctaaCCTGAGTTTGAACCTTTTGATGGAAGTTTGATGGAGCTCAGGACGCATCCTGACGACAGCCGCGTTACttcaaattattttactgttaaactTGGAATCAGTGAGAAgattttaaagtaatttttaaagtattttgatGTCTTTATTACAGTAGACagaagacaggaaacaagggagaAGGAGATGCAACACAAGTCCCCAGCTGGATTTCAACCACAGGTTTTTGGGTTTGCATTTCACATTCAGCATCTTAACATCCTATCCACAAGGACGCCCCaattttacctttttaataAAGTAGCCCTGGAAGGTGATGTCTCGGCTGGTCTTGTGAGGAATAGCCATGGGGGAGATGTTAGCCAGTCTCTGTGTCTCATGGATGACGGCGTTGGTGAAGGGCAGGTTCTTCCTGTCCTCGACCTGAACCTGACGACTTCCTATCACCCTGCTAAGCTCCTCCTGGACCTGGTCTAGAGGATGAAAGCGGGTGAGGacaaattatgtttaaatgcatgttgtttatttgtttcttttgctgtttttgttcgtttttatgatgatttttgtGTCAGTAAAGCTGGAAAATCTGTTTAGTGATGAACGCTGTTTATACATACGGCTCCTTACCCTGTATTTTTGGATACTTGGCCATAAGCAGAAGTGCCCATCTCAGTGTAGTTGCTGTTGTATCAGTTCCAGCAGCAAAGAGATTAAGGACGGTATACAAAAGGTTTTCATTGTGGAAGTGGCTGTTGGTAATCCCAGATTCCTGCATGTTCAGATGAAACAGAGCAGTTACTGAAACAAATCTAATCTAAATCTTTGATATGTAACATTACTTTGAATGACTAACTGAGAATCACagactttttgttttgataatgaTGGTGGAGGATTCCATTCTTGTCATTAAATGACCAGTTTTTCATTTACCCCAAGCTGTCACCCCACTGCTCAGTCCAGTAAATGATTTACTACGCTGGATGAACCTGCCTCTCTCAATTATGGGAAGAAAGATGACAATACTTTCAACACTGAACTTTCTTTTCCACAATGATCCCAACACAACCCCATCCTACCCGGTTTGAATATCTGCACGCCATCAATTCTAAGTTTtagtggaaaaataaaacaaccagaGTCAAACTAGGATCAACATGGACCTCATTTGTGGAAAGATACGGGACATGACTATCTAATGTGGGACACAGAAATGACACAGAATTAAAATAATGGCTATGAACATATTTTGATAGGTGATGATATGTTTCCCAACCTCCAGATTTTGTTTTCGGACCAGAAAGGCATCCACAAAACCTCTGCACATCTGGGGATTGAGGGTCTCTTTCAAATGACTGAAAAGCTTTAGGTTCTGTTCCTTGTTGAACTGAGACAACTGCTGGAATTCCTTCCTGTCAGAGAATAATTTGCCGATCCACGGGAACAGGTTGTAcaactgttgaaaaaaaaaattaccaggaaagtaaaaaatgaaattatgtattcagttgaaatatttttatgtattatatattttgaaaCCACAATGCTGAAAGTATAAGCttaacaaaagaataaaatgatACCTGTATGGATGGGGAACCGATAATTAGAATGATTCTGTTTGTTCGATCTACCAGGGATGTGAACTCTGGATCATCATATTCAAATCTGCTGCCATAGACCATGGAGCAGATAATATTAGAGACTGCATAGTTCATTGGTCGGGTCGTATCAAAAGCTTCtcctgaaacaacagaaacagagaaagaatcattgtttttaaagtcctaaatgttggttttcattgcagttgttaaaatgaaaatgcttacCTTTGAATTTCTTAAACACTCCTATAAGATATTGACATTCCTCAACAATTTTATCCTCACATGCTTTCTTGCCCATCCCAAAGTCTCTCAGGTTAGTCAAGGCAAAGCGCCTCATCTCTTTCCATGAATCCCCATTGGACCATGCAACCCCTGAGATGAAGTATTTGaacaaaatatatgtaaactAATAAGCTGATTGTGGGCAAAGACTATGAATATAAACATGcaagtgaataaaaacaggaacataATTTGGTAAAAgctcaggttttttttattccttacCATGTCCTTGATTGAATTCATCAACAATCAGCATTGGATCTCTTTCTCCAAACTCATCAGCATGGTTGACAAGTGCCTCCTTCACTGTCTTGTATCCTGCTAAGACCACCACTTTCTTGGGTCCCAAATAGACAGTGAACACTGAGCCATATTTCTTGGAAAGCTAAGAACAGAGGCATACTGTCATGACATTTTTTATGCTTAACAGAAACAcgggaaaaaggaaaaaagtgacATAATTATTAGCAGacacaacaaactaaaaaaaaaaaaactactatgGCACTTCCTCACCTTCAGTAATGAGTGGAAGGGTTTCTTAAggtccagctgcagcaggttaCCCAGCAGGGGAAGTGGTTTTGGTCCAGGTGGTTCCTTCCTGTCCTCCTGGGAGCTGAAGCTGGAGGAAAAGATGAGGTAGATGAGCAGCAGGACCACCAGAGCCCCCAACAGGGAGACAGAACTGGAGGACTGGAGAAAAAGATTTAACGTCTCCATGAAAAAAGTGTCCTGAAGTTGCAAGTACACTGACAAAATGAGTCTCCTCCTGGTGTATTTAACTCTATTAGTGTTTTGGTGCAGAGGAGGGATCTTTTATGGTTGCCAGTAAAAAGTTGCCACAGCCAAGTGTTAAACATTACAAGGACAAATCTCTCTTCAAAGAAACAACATTCAAGGGGAGGCAGGGAGGGGAATAGTTGTTTGGAAACCTGATTTCAAAACAGGTCAGGTCAGAGCACACCCACTGTATCGCACCTACGATGTGCACATATAAAATTGTacgctcaaacacacaaacacacacgtgcatacTTGTGTGCATGAGGATTAAACACTGATTTGATGATGCACATAAAATACACATGGAATAACAATATCTAATGCAATTCTTATGTTAAAATGTGTCCCTTGTCCACAAATTCATCCAACTTTAACAGATGATATGGAGACAAACACAGTTAGATGAGATAAAGTACACAATAACTGgatgtttaatatttcagtaaTGATTCACCTTTTAGCTGGCTGCTGCAATATTATATAATTAACAAAAGTACCAACTTGCTTTCAGGTAGATATCAAATAACAAAGCAAGCACACAGCTGGTGAGATCATTAGCTCAACACTGGAAGGAAAGCAGTGGAAAATAAGTGACTAGCATTATTATGAATTTTATAGATAAACATTACTGTGAGGCTACAGCATGTGTGACTGTTATATAAGGCAATAATACAAGCCGTGCAAGTATACGCAAAAGCatactattttaaaaatgtaatattaaataaggagaaaacacaaatctTATTAATTGGCCCCACAGCAAAGAGTGAAAAGCTATTTAAAAGATTTGGTAACCTGACTCCTTTGAAAGTGACTAAAAAGCATTCTTTCATCTCAGAAATATTGTAAAGGTTCACCTATTCCTAACTCAGCAAGATGATGAAAAACTAAGTCATACTTTTGTCTTGAGTAGgttggactactgcaatgcactTTTTATGGTCCTCTTAGTTGTTTATAAAGCTCTCAATGGGTTATTGCTGAGCTACATCACAGACTCTCTGTTGCTTTATGTTCCTTCACGAGCCCTTAGATCCTCTACTGCAGGTTTGCTTTAGACCCATGAGCCTACCCAAAAGAAAACTGGAGATGCAGCTTTCTTCAATTATGCTCCCAAATTATGGAACGCCTTACCTGAAGACGTTAGAGAAGCAGGCTCGGTTGAAAGCTTTAAACGACActtaaaaacatatctttttaacCTAGCCTTTCTATAGCATGATTTTTGCACCATTTCTTTTGCACCATATCCCATCATCTTTAAGACACTTTATTCcattttaaggcatttttattcttttttcatgaTTGATTATGTCTTTTACTTAGGAATTTTAgctgtgtttcctttttaagCTATTCTTGTCCTCTCTTTTAATGCAATgcactgttttccatttttcttttaatgtgaaacactttgagctgcattttgtatgaaaggtactatacaaataaagttattagggaccgagcccaaaaggaagaggaccctattgtttttcgtatgtttgtttgtttgtttctttctttctttctttctttatttatttattattacgccatttaaacccttaatttgacctacaaatcatacactgacacaaatccaacaggaagtccgcaattagcctttcacaataagactttgccccaattttggctgccaaacaaacgctatctcccCCAAaggcgttaatggtatcagcttcaaacttcttagatgacttatgacactatgctgaaaaaaaattgttaaaaactttgtaataactggAACAGTTTGAATTTTATAAGCCCTCAATGTTACAGTGCCACACCActcttacaatgtaaaacaatggggaggcatgaacTCCTAACaataagtctgaccactttcaaacccgtatcaatggattcaccatgaaatttcctactaatacatgatttttaatgtaagatttggccaaagtaatgggatttatgaggatatttcacaagaagtgttctctaaaatcctgctctccagctgctcctggtgatgtcactccctcagtgctgtgaaacattccgcaatacacactcattataaaatcgcaggaggagcaagaaaagactttataAGTCaaactctaatatctcaaaaacagtaaaagatagaaaaaacatgtaaattcaagatttgtaggtcaaagtctcatgacttatttaaagttcaaatgaagtctgtatctaaaagttcaaatgaagtctgtatctaaaactgtGGAAGCAGttatggaccagcctccacatAGTGGAGAGGTTGATCCCCCTCTATCTTTtaagaggcaagagggagatcaaaatataaagaatTATATTTGGTTGATATAAACCattagcaaataaaaaaaatatttatacaacatattttctctctcttcttcggAAGAGACATGTCAAAtgatgctccaagggaggacagcctccctaaccaatcaaaaaccagaatgcaatattgacattgagttggtccagtgatagtttccagaattcatcttcaattctctccactgtaaggcggagtagcagcagtagatagctccttacgttagccaatgcaacagctggcttgttgtagcagcctgaaggactctttatacatccatggagggactgttaaggactgttgttaagctaatgggagagatgatctggactatgcagcgcagcagcagcaggacaccaTGGagcggctggagagagaagtaccggagaaacaaccaggagagttagcttgtttgtcattgttgctaatgatatcagactggttaagcagcagccataaagttctgttaactaacagATGACCAATagtcacaaatggatgttatgacatgaatacttcatctccatgatagaaagaagaagacatcagagtcagatattttgttatattttgtatgtcatgcacaaagataagagtgtgtaagtcatgtgtttgatacatgcattaatactttctgatttgaacctacacttttagatctgtgaatgtttttagtgttcagtctttctagtattcagcactggtctgttcctgtatcacattataagctttgtggtactttatatatttctgtatactaagaaaaaatacataggaaacacgtgtatATCATGTGATAGCTTGTCTGTTGATGAGatcactcaggggtttttgtttttaaaagcatattggcatataaaattgccctcCGCCCCTCCAATTTCATCtggtgggggacaatgatatagtttgatgcagtatgttggttttcctcctgtcctccccaattttttgagtcaccagccgtCACTGGTGTGagggttgaatgcagctcatttttgtaggatacagcagaaagatctatatacatacagtacattacatacaaactttgtatgaagtttggtgttattataatttattttacaataattatagatcttatatttataattcagtagtggggatgatCTATGAGGGCAAGGGTGACAGTTTAGTaataaagtgctgtagaaaaataccatcaaaactaaaatttgtggCTCTGtaatgcagtttttcctttattagggcccgagcacctagtgGTTcgctctccattcaaatatatgtgtatttttctgtgtctagctgcagttacttattgtctctacacacccGACAGAACACATTTCAaccaaactttgaccaggtcatgtgggttaaaagtcgttacttttctaaaaatagatgatgaaaattaggaaattaatttgttttacacacaaactcatcaaaagttttaaatttattaattgaaattcaagtgaatgggcccaaaacttgaatgattttgatgacacaggtgtgagcaagacagaaatttctcaccctgcagaaaattctcatcctcacaccgttgagatttgatgttttgccatgacagaggaagttgctataactttattgtacatactccagtctgcaccaaactttacatgtttgataagagcccggcctgaacacgtctacaagacaatattccatcagtgatgcaaactggctgaatagcgccccctacgaaattgcagcaaagcagccccaccagcaggcaaaatagtggacaaaggaagtgatgtttaacTCCTTCTTGcgctgtctgaaaacagcccgggtctgaagacatctaaaTGCCCGTGACAGAAGTCCTtcgactgcgccgcggcccaACGTGCGCAGAGGTGTGAGGgcccgttcatcgctgcttgcagctttgattattgttattattgagtATAATGCAGGCAGCAACACAGCTTGGAAGCCCAGTCACCTGTTGTTATTGTATTGTACTTGGTGTAATAATAATCaaagtggcagcagcagcaataaaaataattttataattaataattacaatcatatacagtatatttattagTTTGGTCCAGAAGGGCATAGGTGCAGCAGTTCGAGCCATTTTAGCCACTATGTCTGCACATCTCTGCCAGAGATTACTGTCAAACTGCTCAGTCCCCCTCTGGTGCCTCCTCCTCACATACAGGGGACAGCACACAATTTATGAGGTGAAGGGTTAAGGGTAATGCCAACTCGTGGTGTCAGATCCAGCTCATCCTCTGAAACTCCAGGTGGAGTAGTGAAACAAAAGTGCTGCAGGAGGGTggtgaagaagatgaagagctCCATCCTGGCCAGACTCTCTCCGAGACAAATCCTGCGACCTGCaagagagaacagaagaaatGTTTCAGCTCATCTGCAAGAACATTAACATCATCAAGAAGTGACGATTAAATTCACCAACCTGCAGAAAAAGGCATGAATGCATCTCGCTTGACAAACTTTCCGTCTTTGTTCAGGAAGTGGGCAGGATGAAAGGTGTGAGGATGCTCCCACTCGCTCTCATCATAGAGGACAGATGTCAGGAGAGGATACACTGTGGTCCCCTGTAGACAACACAGAATttgaaaaagcttttaatatgctGAGCAATACATCAACTACAGAGAATATTTCATGTGGCCCAGTTTTGCCACATTTGGattttaatttcacagtttttattctGAACATGAAGATGGGTATGGATGACCAACAAGACTCCTTAGAAgataaagaaattaattaatcaattaaagttacatttaaaaaataaagtaaattgcATAACTGAAAACTCATGAATTTTATAGATAAACATTATTATAAGGCTACAGTTTGTGTGACTGTTATGGCAATAATACAAGCCGTGCAAGTATATGCAAAAGCAtactattttaaaaattttaaattaaatgaggagaaaacagaaatcTTATTAATTGGCCCCACAGCAAAGAGGGATGAGCTCTTTAAAAGATTTGGTAACCTGACTCCTTTGAAAGTGactaaaaagcattttttcatCTCAGAAATATTGTAAAGGTTCACCTATTCCTAACTCAGCAAGATGCTGAAAAACTAAGTCATACTTTTGTCTTGAGTAAgttggactactgcaatgcactTTTTACGGGTCTTCCTAAAAGGTCGATTGTTTATAAAGCTCTCAATGAGTTATGGCTGAACCACATCACAGActcttttttgtttcatattcCTTAATATGCTGAGCAATACATCAACTACAGAGAATATTTCATGTGGCCCAGTTTTGCCACATTTGGattttaatttcacagtttttattctGAACATGAAGATGGGTATGGATGACCAACAAGACTCCTTAGAAgataaagaaattaattaatcaattaaagttacatttaaaaaataaagtaaattgcATAACTGAAAACTCATGAATTTTATAGATAAACATTATTATAAGGCTACAGTTTGTGTGACTGTTATGGCAATAATACAAGCCGTGCAAGTATATGCAAAAGCAtactattttaaaaattttaaattaaatgaggagaaaacagaaatcTTATTAATTGGCCCCACAGCAAAGAGGGATGAGCTCTTTAAAAGATTTGGTAACCTGACTCCTTTGAAAGTGactaaaaagcattttttcatCTCAGAAATATTGTAAAGGTTCACCTATTCCTAACTCAGCAAGATGCTGAAAAACTAAGTCATACTTTTGTCTTGAGTAAgttggactactgcaatgcactTTTTACGGGTCTTCCTAAAAGGTCGATTGTTTATAAAGCTCTCAATGAGTTATGGCTGAACCACATCACAGActcttttttgtttcatattcCTTCACGAGCCCTTAGATCTTCTACTGCAGGTTTGCTTTAGACCCATGAGCCTTCCCAAAAGAAAACTGGAGATGCAGCTTTCTTCAATTATGTTTGGGAGCATAACTGTGGAAGGCCTTACCTGAAGACGTTAGAGAAGCAGGCTCGGTTGAAAGCTTTAAACGACACTTATAAACATATCTTTTTAATCTAGCCTTTCTATAGCATGATTTTTGCATCATTTCTTTTGTGCCATATCCCACCATCTTTAAGACACTTTATTCCAT includes:
- the LOC122965552 gene encoding cytochrome P450 2K1-like isoform X2 — encoded protein: MGLLDVFLQSSSSLSLLAALVVLLLVYLISSSQADGNDPPGPKPFPLFGNLLQLDLKRPYSTLLTLSKKYGSVFTVYLGPKKVVVLAGYKTVKEALVNNADEFGDRDPMLIVREMNRGHGVLWSNGDSWKEMRRFALTNLRDFGMGKKACEDKIIEECQYLMEVFKKFKGEAFDTTQPMNYAVSNIICSMVYGSRFEYDDPEFTSLVDRTNRNILIGGSPSIQLYNLFPWIGKLFSDRKEILQLSQFNKEQNLKLFSRLKETLNPQMCRGFVDAFLVRKQNLESSSSVSLLGALVVLLLIYLIFSSSFSSQEDRKEPPGPKPLPLLGNLLQLDLKKPFHSLLKLSKKYGSVFTVYLGPKKVVVLAGYKTVKEALVNHADEFGERDPMLIVDEFNQGHGVAWSNGDSWKEMRRFALTNLRDFGMGKKACEDKIVEECQYLIGVFKKFKGEAFDTTRPMNYAVSNIICSMVYGSRFEYDDPEFTSLVDRTNRIILIIGSPSIQLYNLFPWIGKLFSDRKEFQQLSQFNKEQNLKLFSHLKETLNPQMCRGFVDAFLVRKQNLEESGITNSHFHNENLLYTVLNLFAAGTDTTATTLRWALLLMAKYPKIQDQVQEELSRVIGSRQVQVEDRKNLPFTNAVIHETQRLANISPMAIPHKTSRDITFQGYFIKKGTTVYPLLTSVLYDESEWEHPHTFHPAHFLNKDGKFVKRDAFMPFSAGRRICLGESLARMELFIFFTTLLQHFRFTTPPGVSEDELDLTPRVGITLNPSPHKLCAVPCM